AATCTTTGTGCATGACCATATTTCTACTAATCATGAGTATTATACAATCAACGAAATGTATttgcattaaatacatttacCTATACATAATTTTAGGAAGATGGAGCTCTTCTTTTTTGACCTGACAATTAACCATATTGTGGACTTGCAAACATATATAGTTGTGCATAGAGTTACAATACTGCgttgcacacttaaaaatttcttaaagggTAGATCTCATGGTAAATATTCTTACTGCAccaagaaatgtaaatatatttatgaatatatttacattatatatataaattatattatatatgtaaatatatatatttaccaggGACTAGCAGGCAGATGTTATGCTTCAGTTTCATTACATTGGTTTTTCCATCAAGGAGTAGTAGTGATTTGCCCAGGCTTTGTTCTTGTTGTTACTTTGCCCTTCCTGCTCAATGGCTTCTCTTAATAGGACTGTATCTGAACTGAACAAATACCTTATTCACTGTATGCCATACTGCAGTAGAGCTTTGGTGCAATGCACTCATGTCACAAGAACAGATGTAAGGCAATGCACTCATTCCCATGGGATTCAGTGGAATCATCCGGCACCTCATCAAACAGAATCAGGTGAACTTATGGAATGGTGGAATCACTTATTGAAGACCCAGTGGTTGACTCAGTGGTTGGAACAACTGGCTATTAGCACTTTACATAGTTGGGTAATTGTCTCAAGGATATGGTCTATACTCTGCATTAGCCAACAGTGTATGAGGCTATTTCTTTCATAATCAGACTATTGGCCCAAGTACCTTGGGTCAAAATGGGAATGCCAGCTACCACACTAAAACCTGCTAACccactttttttctcccttgctgTCCCTATGTCATTAGGCTTTTCTGAATTAGTATACTTACTACTCAACAGAGGGATAATTTTACTGGGGGACACAGCAATTTCTCCTGTCTCCTGGGTATTCATTTCACTGAACcaacaggtaaacaaaatgctttGTATTCTTTCGGGTAACTGATAGTGATTAGCAAAAGGTATTAatagaaaggggagggggaggtggatAGAAGTAACCCAGGGAATTTTCCAGAATACCTTCCAACACCATCATGTCTGAAGGTAAATATTAATCAACAAGTTTAGCAATTCAACACGGCAAGGCCACGGGGCCCAGATCCTTCATCAGTGGGGTTTGAATGACTCCAGCAGGTAAGCAGCTTCTGGATTCTAAGTTTATTGCTGAGACCAAGAggaatatagaaagaaaatatcaacTATTGCCCTTGATCAGTTGCATATGTGAGGACTTAAGAGCTACcattattttcttcccctttttatgGCAGTTATTCagtgatttaatttttatcatatacAAATTGGGATTTTTGGACTGATattgaacaatttaaaaaaatatttgaagtctaTACAGTGGCTCTTGAGAAATTACTTAATATATGACACCTGGACAAACAACTTTCAAGCAATTAAAATTATAAGGTGAACCTAACTGTAAATCCATTTAATCGTTATTTAACCTCTACTTAAGGAATTAGAGGGCATTTACTGGGCTAATTTACCCCACATCATACCCATGCTATTGTACTTCTAATTATCAGTTATCATTGACAAAATATAGCTAAAGAATAAATATAgagaatttttaagtgaaaatgagTAAGCTTTATAACTAGGAGAAAAAGTtccctaaaatatatttaattacatggtattttctttcatatCTATGTCAGTTAGCCTACCACAAGTTTTGTTGTAATGATGTAATGATGaattgaaatgtttctttttcagtgaAGAAATTAAGACAGAAAGATCCTTTTGGTCCCTTCCAAAGGATtcacacaagaaaagaaaaaaataaactgttgtaTGTATTTCGGCTCCTAGTAAGTTTAggctcttctttttcctttctctctttctttctctctctctttctttctttctttctttctttctctttttctttctcccccctttttctttctttccttttcttttccctttcttcctttctttccctttttcttttccttttccttattattattcttttctttttcctttcttttcctttcctttcctttccttccttttttttactCCCCCCCCAACACATCTAGAGCCTCTGTGGGTCCTCATGGATCTTGGCTCTGGAGCCTGGGTACCTTACTTATGCTGCTTTCTCTCCCAGGGGAACTATCTCCCAGAAGGTAAGAGAAACCTCACTGCtgtaattatttgaaaaagttaCACCATTATGGTAAAATCAAAGCCAGTAGAGATGCCTGCTGCTGATATTCTGGCAGATGATCAGAGATTCCAGATAGCTCAGGACCTCTACTTACATATCCAAGACAATCTACCTTCCTTCTTTCAAAGCATTCAGCATCCAAGGATGCAGGACAGAGAATATCCCTCGGACTGATTCCTCAGATTCACCTTGTATAACTATAGAATATCATTCCGGGAATTCTCTCAGTATTAGCAAAGCATCATTTGGAAAATTCACCGTGTGTCTCTTCTACAAAGGACTATAGCATTTTTCAAGAAATAACGACCTAAGGAAAGTACAGTTTTTAATTAGAGCAACAAGGGAAATTAGCCCAATTTCTCTGTGGGAAGAACTAAAACTGGGATGATAAACAtgcatttggaatttttttgggggggagggattCATTTTATCTTGACATAGTGGTTATTTAGAACTTGTGGCATGGTCATTAATTAACTTAATGTTTACCCTTTCTAGAATTAAAAGAATAACAAGAATAAACCATCAGGATTCTGTGGCTTCCTTTTCAGAATCTGACAAAATACCAAACAATATAAGGTGAGACTAAATCTTAAAACATGTGAGTTTTGACAAGTGATAAGCCACAAACTGACTACTTGTTTATTGGCTATTCTAAGAAAGACTCTCCCTTTTCTAGGTATAAACGTTTTCGGGCATAAACTTATTAACATTAGAACAAGTTTGATATGAATAAATCTGGATAATAAAATGATCTACAATCTTACCCCTGGGGGAGATTAGAAGAAAACAAGTagaatacatttaagaaatatttcacaaCTACTTTAGGCTCTCTCTTCACCTTTTAAGTAAGTATTTTATGCCTCTTCAGACCTCGTGTatcatctatttaaaattttgctcttttataATACAATGATTTGCATATTTAAGTTTTGATGGGGCTGGTGAATAACAAGCATATAACCATAACGCACCATGCCACTTTTCTGCCAGGCATCTCTTTCTCGGGCAAGATATTATACTTCTCtcagatttctttattctttttaatctttaacattttctctGATTCTGTCCCTCAACTTAGAATGGtttatccaaaaaaataatatcccaaacatattattaatttttaacctAACTAGTGCTGATTATTTTGGTGTGCATTGTTGGATTGAACACAGGAAGATATGATAgaaataataacagctaatacCTGTCGGGTGTTTATTCTGTTAGAAATGGTACTACTTACGTGCACTGCCTAAGTACCTCCAAGAAAACTTGGGGAGTTACAGTGTTTTCATGCCTGGTTTGTGTGAGGATACAGTGGTATAGTAGCTTGCCAGAAGTTACAGCAGTAACGTAAGTACCACAAGTAGGTTATAAAGAGGATATAATGTATCTTCAGGATTGAGGATGTGCGAAGCAGCCCTGGACGTTCCTGTACTTAAACTAAACCCATGCTAACCATCTGAGTATTTCAGAGTCGTCAAGTTTTTCTGATTGTGCATGCTTGGGTgtcattcaacatgtatttatataatagaTATTGATTAATTGCTATCTGCCAGACAGAGAATGTTGCGATGTCATACATGAGGACAAGTTGAAATTTTGATATTAAGGAAGAACTTATTAATATTcaatatgaatattaaaatatggtGATAATAGCTACTATCCTCAGGAGCAGGATATATGCAGATGTGTTTTAACCCAGGTTGAAAGATTGGAGAATTCATTTTGGGAGTAAGAAACTTTAATTAACTCGAAAGTACAAACAGAGGTAAATCAGGTAAAGGAACCAGAACAGATTATTATAGAAGGTGGTAATCTGCAGTGATTAATGATGCATGGATTCTGGAGCCAGGTTTTTCGACTACAAATGCCAATTCCGAGCCTAGTAGGTGGCTATCAACAGActtcagttctctgtattttagtTTCCCCGTGTGTAAACTAGGAAACAGCACTCACCTCACATTATTGTTGTGTGGATTAAGAGAGCCACTATAAATGCATTTACAAGAGTGGCCGACATATAAAAAGTACTCCATTATCGTTATTATTCTTGTTATTTAGGCAGAACCATGCATATAGAGCCCTGAGAGGACAGAGTGACCATATTGTCAACACAATCAGGTCAAATCCTTAGTTGAGCTACCAAGTAAATGAGGTATGATGGCTGTGAGTCATATCCCTGGCAAATAGGAATGCAATCAACAATCCCTCATATGTGTTTTTTGTGGggtatcctttctttttttctttcagtatccTTTTCTAAAGTAACTCTTCCATCTAGACTACCTGTAAGCCTTCTTAAAAAAACTATGAGCTGCAGGCTGAGGGAGTGCAGGGAAACTGTCATTATGAAGGGGCTATGGAGGCCCATCTGGGAGAGAAGTCCTAGCATTTGAGCCTTAataatgtttgtgtgtgttcgtGTACAACTTTGATTTTAGTGAATAAATAACTtacatcaaaattcaaaatttccaTTACTATCACAAAGTAATTGTACCTCTTAAGTAGTTTTGAAATTGAGTCACTTTCTTTATATCTGCTTTCTTTATATCCTTAATGTAAATTAAGGACTCGAAGTTAGGTTTTCCTAAAGTAGGCTGCTGAATCCCCTAATATCTCCAGACGTATGTACTGTAATTCCTTCCCAAATGTTctctattaaattatttatgCTCTCTTCCAATTACTCCTTCATGACAATGAATTTATTGCATAAATCATGATTCAGAAACATACACAGAAGTGATACTTGCAAATGCATTTGGGTGGGAAGGAATTGCATTAgattcagaggaaaaaaacctaATTCCACCACTTGTAGAAAGAGGGACATAAAACTAACTTTTGGATTCTTCATCAGTTGCAATGGTTTAAATTTAAGTCACAgtaattttataaagtaaaaatgaatgatGACTATAGAATAGGTTTATAAGTCCTAATTCTGCAATGATTATTTGTAGCTAGGATCAAAGCCCAgagttcatttgtttattttaccttGTGCCTCTCAGCAGGTTTCTGCCATGGGTGAGAGGGGGACAAGCAATCACTCAGAAGTGACTGACTTCATTCTTGTAGGCTTCAGGGTCCGCCCAGAGCTCCAcactctcctcttcctgctcttcctgcttgtgtatGCCATGATCCTTCTAGGGAATGTTGGCATGATGACCATTATTATGACTGATCCACGGCTGAACACACCAATGTATTTCTTCCTAGGCAACCTCTCCTTCATTGACCTCTTCTATTCTTCTGTTATTGCCCCCAAGGCCATGATCAACTTCTGGTCTGAGAGCAAGTCCATCTCCTTTGCAGGCTGTATGACCCAGTTCTTTCTCTTTGCCCTCTTTATTGTGGCTGAGGGATTTCTCCTGGCAACCATGGCTTATGACCGCTTCATTGCCATCTGCAACCCCCTCCTCTACTCTGTCCAGATGTCAACTCGTCTCTGCATTCAGTTGGTGGCTGGATCCTATTTTTGTGGCTGCATCAGCTCAGTTCTTCAGACAGGCATGACATTTACTTTGTCCTTTTGTGCTTCCCGGGCCATTGACCACTTTTACTGTGATACTCGCCCACTTCAGAGGATATCTTGTTCTGACTCCTTCATCTATAGGatgatttctttctccttatcTGGGATCATTATCTTGCCTACCatcatagttattattatttcatacttGTATATTGTGTCCACAGTTCTAAAGATACGCTCGTCTGAGGGACGTAAGAAAGCCTTCTCCACTTGCAGCTCTCACCTAGGAGTTGTGAGTGTATTGTATGGTGCTGTCTTTTTTATGTATCTCACTCCTGACAGATTTCCTGAGCTGAGTAAAGTGGCCTCCTTATGTTACACCTTAGTCACTCCCATGTTGAACCCTTTGATTTACTCCCTGAGAAACAAAGATGTCAAAGAAGCTCTAAAGAAACTTCTAGAGACGAGAAACataattgtttgatttttatttcttttccaccTTTGATTTTCTGGCAGTTTCTGTCATACTCCTTGGGGCCATTAATAAAAATCATTCTTCTGAACATGATACAAAAGACCATCAGAACTTTTTCCAGGTGAGTTACCTGGAACGCTGTTAATCCTGAATGTCCTGGATATTGGAGATATCCTGGATATTAGAGCATTTTTCAAGATGAACCTCACACTATCTCAAATATGACTTTGTTTCACAGaattgatttctatttattttaatggctTGCTGCTGAACTTGACTTTTTTATGTTATTATGCTGTGTAAACAATGTTTTGTCTGGTGTTTGTCTTAAAATTGCTCCTGGCACTATACATAATCACTAATAACTGACAATAATGcccagcttctttctttttcttttttttctttgagagagagagagtgagagtatgggcagaggcagagggagagaatttcaaacaaactctcccctgagcacagagtgtgacatggggctcaatctcatgacctaagatcatgacctgagtggaaaccaaaagtcagatgcttaactgactgagccatccaggtgccccagtgcctgatttttttaaaattatattttccaatttaataaatacttttttagcatgttaaattgaattttcattttgaatcaAGTATGATATGTGTGTTTTATcaagaggaagaaataacaatAAGAAACAAACAGTAAGTAATCTTTGCTATACacattaatttggaaaattttatatCAAATGCGTCAGGTATTGTAGGTTGCTCTGAGGCACTGCTAATTGGTAAATCTTAGTATAAAGAACCAAAGTGATAGAGACCTGCAAACATTTTTACGCAATCATTCCCTCAGTTTGATTTGTCAcgcattttttcctgtgttaattATTGTGAAAAACATTGAATAAAAGTATGGAGCAAGTTAGTCATTAAAATAGTGTGTACTCCTTTATGCCCctgaatattcatttatttggtaatTTTATTGACTGTGTAATAATAGCCCT
The window above is part of the Ursus arctos isolate Adak ecotype North America unplaced genomic scaffold, UrsArc2.0 scaffold_26, whole genome shotgun sequence genome. Proteins encoded here:
- the LOC113257348 gene encoding olfactory receptor 9K2, with amino-acid sequence MGERGTSNHSEVTDFILVGFRVRPELHTLLFLLFLLVYAMILLGNVGMMTIIMTDPRLNTPMYFFLGNLSFIDLFYSSVIAPKAMINFWSESKSISFAGCMTQFFLFALFIVAEGFLLATMAYDRFIAICNPLLYSVQMSTRLCIQLVAGSYFCGCISSVLQTGMTFTLSFCASRAIDHFYCDTRPLQRISCSDSFIYRMISFSLSGIIILPTIIVIIISYLYIVSTVLKIRSSEGRKKAFSTCSSHLGVVSVLYGAVFFMYLTPDRFPELSKVASLCYTLVTPMLNPLIYSLRNKDVKEALKKLLETRNIIV